Proteins encoded together in one Streptomyces sp. B1I3 window:
- a CDS encoding small secreted protein → MNKKLAAALSGGAVLVLTLSGCSDDSDNKVNDWAKKVCDQVQPQLQKIANANAAIQQQTADNSKPADVQRTDSAAFQQISQAYKALGTAVESAGPPPVDDGETTQREAVKELNASSVAYANLKTKVDALDTKDQAKFADGLKGVADELNKISTNGDQALKKLQSGEVGSAMAKQKGCQKPTASAPPASAPSAPAEASKSASPAAPATKES, encoded by the coding sequence GTGAACAAGAAGCTTGCAGCCGCACTGTCCGGCGGTGCGGTACTCGTACTGACGCTGTCGGGCTGCAGCGACGACAGCGACAACAAGGTGAACGACTGGGCGAAGAAGGTATGCGACCAGGTCCAGCCGCAGTTGCAGAAGATCGCGAACGCCAATGCCGCGATCCAGCAGCAGACGGCTGACAACAGCAAGCCCGCCGACGTCCAGCGGACCGACTCGGCTGCCTTCCAGCAGATTTCGCAGGCGTACAAGGCGCTGGGTACGGCCGTGGAGTCAGCGGGCCCGCCGCCCGTGGACGACGGTGAGACCACGCAGCGCGAGGCCGTGAAGGAGCTCAACGCGTCCTCGGTGGCCTACGCGAACCTGAAGACGAAGGTCGACGCGCTCGACACGAAGGACCAGGCCAAGTTCGCCGACGGCCTCAAGGGCGTCGCCGACGAGCTGAACAAGATCAGCACCAACGGTGACCAGGCGCTGAAAAAGCTTCAGTCCGGTGAGGTCGGTTCGGCGATGGCGAAGCAGAAGGGCTGCCAGAAGCCGACGGCCTCCGCCCCGCCCGCGTCCGCCCCCTCCGCTCCGGCGGAGGCGTCGAAGTCCGCTTCGCCGGCGGCGCCGGCCACCAAGGAGTCGTAA
- the topA gene encoding type I DNA topoisomerase, translated as MSPTSETAGRRLVIVESPAKAKTIKGYLGPGYVVEASVGHIRDLPNGAAEVPDEYTGEVRRLGVDVENDFQPIYVVNADKKAQVRKLKQLLAESDELFLATDEDREGEAIAWHLQEVLRPKVPVHRMVFHEITKDAIRAAVENPRELNQRMVDAQETRRILDRLYGYEVSPVLWKKVMPRLSAGRVQSVATRLVVERERERIAFRSAEYWDLTGTFATGRTGDASDPSTLTARLSAVDGRRIAQGRDFGPDGQLKQGSAQTLHLDEANARALAAALADSTFAVRSVESKPYRRSPYAPFRTTTLQQEASRKLGFGAKATMQVAQKLYENGFITYMRTDSTTLSDTAISAARAQVTQLYGANYLPDKPRTYAGKVKNAQEAHEAIRPSGDRFRTPAETGLTGDQFRLYELIWKRTVASQMKDAVGNSVTVKIGGRASDGRDAEFSASGKTITFHGFMKAYVEGADDPNAELDDRERRLPQVAEGDALTADEVTVDGHATKPPARYTEASLVKELEEREIGRPSTYASIIGTILDRGYVFKKGTALVPSFLSFAVVNLLEKHFGRLVDYDFTARMEDDLDRIARGEAQSVPWLRRFYFGAGDDNAGAGAASDAGNGDGDHLGGLKELVTDLGAIDAREISSFPVGNDIVLRVGRYGPYIERGEKDSEGHQRADVPEELAPDELSVEYAEELLAKPSGDFELGTDPVSGHQIIAKDGRYGPYVTEVLPEGTPKTGKNAVKPRTASLFKSMSVDTVTLADALKLMSLPRVVGEDADGVEITAQNGRYGPYLKKGTDSRSLTSEDQLFDITLDEALAIYAQPKQRGRAAAKPPLKELGTDPVSGAPVVVKDGRFGAYVTDGETNATLRTDDSVETITPERGYELLAEKRAKGPAKKKTAKKAPAKKAPAKKATATKKTAATKKTAAKKTTTAKKATATKTAARKTASASPTED; from the coding sequence TTGTCCCCGACCAGCGAGACCGCAGGCCGCCGACTCGTCATTGTCGAGTCGCCTGCCAAGGCGAAGACGATCAAGGGCTATCTCGGCCCCGGATACGTCGTCGAGGCGAGCGTCGGGCACATCCGCGACCTGCCGAACGGCGCCGCCGAGGTGCCGGACGAGTACACCGGTGAGGTCCGCCGCCTCGGCGTGGACGTCGAAAACGACTTCCAGCCGATCTACGTCGTCAACGCAGACAAGAAAGCCCAGGTCAGGAAGCTCAAGCAGCTCCTTGCCGAATCCGACGAACTCTTCCTCGCCACCGATGAGGACCGCGAGGGCGAAGCCATCGCGTGGCACCTGCAGGAAGTCCTCAGGCCCAAGGTCCCGGTCCATCGGATGGTCTTCCACGAGATCACCAAGGACGCGATCCGGGCCGCCGTCGAAAACCCGCGCGAGCTCAACCAGCGCATGGTCGACGCCCAGGAGACCCGCCGCATCCTCGACCGTCTCTACGGCTACGAGGTCTCGCCGGTCCTGTGGAAGAAGGTCATGCCGCGGCTCTCCGCGGGCCGTGTCCAGTCCGTCGCCACCCGGCTCGTCGTCGAGCGGGAGCGCGAGCGCATCGCCTTCCGCTCCGCCGAGTACTGGGACCTGACCGGCACCTTCGCCACCGGGCGCACCGGTGACGCCTCCGACCCCTCGACGCTCACCGCCCGCCTCAGCGCGGTCGACGGGCGCCGCATCGCCCAGGGCCGCGACTTCGGCCCCGACGGGCAGCTCAAGCAGGGCTCCGCCCAGACGCTGCACCTGGACGAGGCGAACGCCCGCGCCCTGGCCGCGGCCCTCGCCGACTCCACCTTCGCGGTCCGCTCGGTCGAGTCGAAGCCGTACCGTCGCTCGCCGTACGCGCCCTTCCGCACGACGACCCTCCAGCAGGAGGCGAGCCGGAAGCTGGGCTTCGGGGCCAAGGCCACGATGCAGGTGGCGCAGAAGCTGTACGAGAACGGCTTCATCACCTACATGCGTACGGACTCCACGACCCTCTCGGACACCGCAATCTCCGCGGCCCGGGCGCAGGTCACGCAGCTGTACGGGGCGAACTACCTGCCCGACAAGCCCCGCACGTACGCCGGGAAGGTCAAGAACGCGCAGGAGGCGCACGAGGCGATCCGCCCCTCCGGCGACCGCTTCCGCACCCCCGCGGAGACGGGTCTCACCGGCGACCAGTTCCGGCTGTACGAGCTGATCTGGAAGCGCACCGTCGCCTCCCAGATGAAGGACGCCGTCGGCAACTCCGTCACCGTCAAGATCGGCGGCCGGGCGAGTGACGGCCGGGACGCCGAATTCTCCGCGTCCGGCAAGACGATCACCTTCCACGGCTTCATGAAGGCGTACGTCGAAGGCGCCGACGACCCGAACGCCGAACTCGACGACCGCGAGCGGCGCCTGCCGCAGGTCGCCGAGGGCGACGCGCTGACCGCGGACGAGGTCACGGTCGACGGTCACGCCACCAAGCCGCCGGCCCGCTACACCGAGGCCTCGCTGGTCAAGGAGCTCGAGGAGCGGGAGATCGGCCGCCCTTCGACGTACGCCTCGATCATCGGGACCATCCTGGACCGCGGCTACGTGTTCAAGAAGGGGACGGCCCTCGTTCCGTCGTTCCTCTCGTTCGCCGTGGTCAACCTGCTGGAGAAGCACTTCGGCCGGCTCGTCGACTACGACTTCACGGCCCGCATGGAGGACGACCTCGACCGCATCGCGCGGGGCGAGGCCCAGTCGGTGCCGTGGTTGCGACGCTTCTACTTCGGCGCCGGTGACGACAACGCCGGCGCGGGCGCGGCCTCCGACGCGGGCAACGGCGACGGTGACCACCTCGGTGGCCTGAAGGAACTCGTCACCGACCTGGGGGCGATCGACGCCCGTGAGATCTCCTCGTTCCCCGTCGGCAACGACATCGTGCTCCGGGTCGGCAGGTACGGCCCGTACATCGAGCGCGGCGAGAAGGACTCCGAGGGCCACCAGCGCGCCGACGTGCCGGAGGAGCTGGCGCCCGACGAGCTGTCCGTGGAGTACGCCGAGGAGCTGCTGGCGAAACCGAGCGGCGACTTCGAGCTCGGTACCGACCCGGTCTCCGGGCACCAGATCATCGCGAAGGACGGGCGTTACGGCCCGTACGTGACCGAGGTCCTGCCCGAGGGCACGCCGAAGACCGGCAAGAACGCGGTGAAGCCGCGGACCGCGTCGCTCTTCAAGTCGATGTCGGTGGACACGGTGACGCTGGCCGACGCCCTCAAGCTGATGTCCCTGCCGCGGGTCGTCGGTGAGGACGCCGACGGCGTCGAGATCACCGCGCAGAACGGCCGCTACGGCCCGTACCTCAAGAAGGGCACGGACTCGCGTTCGCTGACGTCCGAGGACCAGCTCTTCGACATCACGCTCGACGAGGCCCTCGCGATCTACGCCCAGCCGAAGCAGCGCGGGCGGGCGGCCGCCAAGCCACCGCTGAAGGAACTGGGGACCGACCCCGTGAGCGGGGCACCGGTGGTCGTGAAGGACGGCCGGTTCGGCGCGTACGTCACCGACGGCGAGACGAACGCGACCCTGAGGACCGACGACAGCGTCGAGACCATCACGCCGGAGCGCGGCTACGAGCTGCTCGCCGAGAAGCGGGCCAAGGGGCCCGCGAAGAAGAAGACGGCGAAGAAGGCCCCGGCGAAGAAGGCGCCCGCCAAGAAGGCCACCGCGACGAAGAAGACGGCGGCCACGAAGAAGACGGCTGCCAAGAAGACGACGACGGCGAAGAAGGCCACGGCGACGAAGACGGCGGCGAGGAAGACTGCCTCGGCCTCGCCCACGGAGGACTGA
- a CDS encoding class I SAM-dependent methyltransferase, translated as MSKTSLPASARTPRLREALIAAAFTADGLLERLGAPAYAALARSETVPALRATRGESPLDTLVRLFLLQRPVPVARAAAALPLEECLEDGWVVREGDLIGATVDVRPYGGPEGQDWFIVSDLGCAVGGAGGIGSHEEGVVLGVGGASTTLAGITVRRPVASALDLGTGSGIQALHAAQHATRVTATDVNPRALDFTRLTLALSGAAPADLREGSLFEPVGSRTYDLIVSNPPFVISPGARLTYRDGGMGGDDLCRTLVQQAGDRLNEGGYAQFLANWQHVEGEDWQDRVRAWVPPGCDAWIVQREVQDITQYAELWLRDSGDHRTDPAVYAQRYEAWLDEFEARSTKAVGFGWITLRKSVAAAAGHPSVVAEEWPHAVEQPLGPAVEAHFLRQDYLREHDDAALLAAHFTLAEEVVQEQVGLPGAEDPEHVVLRQNRGMRRATKVDAVGAGFAGVCDGSLPAGRILDAIAQLMAEDPVLLRDRTPQAIRLLVEEGFLEPLRGGAPLR; from the coding sequence GTGAGTAAGACCAGCCTCCCCGCATCCGCCCGCACCCCCCGGCTCCGCGAAGCCCTGATCGCCGCCGCTTTCACCGCCGACGGGCTCCTCGAGCGGCTCGGTGCGCCCGCCTACGCCGCGCTCGCCCGCAGCGAGACCGTCCCCGCGCTGCGGGCCACACGCGGGGAGTCACCGCTCGACACCCTGGTGCGGCTGTTCCTGCTCCAACGCCCCGTCCCCGTGGCCCGGGCCGCAGCCGCGCTCCCGCTGGAGGAGTGCCTGGAGGACGGCTGGGTGGTGCGGGAGGGCGACCTGATCGGTGCGACCGTCGACGTCCGGCCGTACGGCGGGCCCGAAGGACAGGACTGGTTCATCGTCTCCGACCTCGGATGCGCGGTCGGCGGAGCCGGCGGCATCGGCTCGCACGAGGAAGGGGTCGTCCTCGGCGTGGGCGGGGCCTCCACCACGCTCGCCGGGATCACCGTGCGCAGACCGGTGGCCTCCGCCCTCGACCTCGGTACCGGATCCGGAATCCAGGCGCTCCACGCCGCCCAGCACGCCACCCGGGTCACGGCCACGGACGTCAACCCGCGGGCCCTGGACTTCACCCGGCTCACCCTCGCCCTGTCCGGTGCGGCTCCGGCCGATCTGCGGGAGGGCTCCCTCTTCGAGCCGGTCGGCTCCCGGACGTACGACCTGATCGTCTCCAACCCGCCCTTCGTCATCTCGCCGGGCGCCCGCCTGACGTACCGCGACGGCGGCATGGGCGGCGACGACCTGTGCCGGACCCTGGTGCAGCAGGCCGGCGACCGGCTGAACGAGGGAGGTTACGCCCAGTTCCTCGCCAACTGGCAGCACGTGGAGGGCGAGGACTGGCAGGACCGGGTGCGCGCCTGGGTGCCGCCCGGCTGTGACGCCTGGATCGTGCAGCGCGAGGTGCAGGACATCACGCAGTACGCCGAGCTGTGGCTGCGTGACAGCGGTGACCACCGCACTGACCCTGCCGTGTACGCCCAGCGGTACGAGGCCTGGCTGGACGAGTTCGAAGCGCGTAGCACCAAGGCCGTCGGTTTCGGCTGGATCACACTCAGGAAGTCCGTCGCGGCCGCGGCCGGTCATCCCTCGGTGGTGGCCGAGGAGTGGCCGCACGCGGTCGAACAGCCCCTCGGCCCGGCCGTCGAGGCCCACTTCCTGCGGCAGGACTATCTGCGCGAGCACGACGACGCGGCGCTGCTGGCCGCGCACTTCACCCTCGCCGAGGAGGTCGTGCAGGAGCAGGTCGGCCTGCCCGGAGCGGAGGACCCCGAGCACGTGGTGCTGCGTCAGAACCGGGGGATGCGCCGGGCCACCAAGGTCGACGCCGTCGGGGCGGGCTTCGCGGGCGTGTGCGACGGCTCGCTGCCTGCGGGCCGGATCCTGGACGCCATCGCCCAGCTGATGGCCGAGGACCCGGTGCTGCTGCGCGATCGCACTCCGCAGGCGATCCGGCTGCTGGTGGAGGAGGGCTTCCTGGAGCCGTTGCGGGGCGGCGCGCCCCTGCGGTGA
- a CDS encoding sodium-translocating pyrophosphatase, with protein MAEFFNIPLAELTHVPAPSGRPTSLAAAALTDDNRLIVVVIAVVAVAALVVARLLARQVLAAGEGTDRMKEIASAVQEGANAYLARQLRTVGIFAVVVFFLLFLLPADNWSQRAGRSLFFLVGAFFSAATGYIGMRLAVRSNVRVAAAAREATPAEGEPEKDLTAVSHNAMKIAFRTGGSVGMITVGLGLLGACSVVLVYAADAPKVLEGFGLGAALIAMFMRVGGGIFTKAADVGADLVGKVEQGIPEDDPRNAATIADNVGDNVGDCAGMAADLFESYAVTLVAALILGKAAFGDAGLAFPLIVPAIGVVTAMIGIFAVAPRRSDRSGMTAINRGFFVSAVISLALVAVAAFVHLPSSYAGLDGVTDSAITSHGGDPRVFALVAVAIGIVLAALIQQLTGYFTETSRRPVRDIGKSSLTGPATVILAGISIGLESAVYTALLIGLGVYGAFLLGGTSIMLALFAVALAGTGLLTTVGVIVAMDTFGPVSDNAQGIAEMSGDVTGAGAQVLTDLDAVGNTTKAITKGIAIATAVLAAAALFGSYRDAIATAVEDVGAGAGEMGLSLDISQPNNLVGLILGAAVVFLFSGLAINAVSRSAGAVVHEVRRQFREHPGIMDYTEKPEYGRVVDICTKDALRELATPGLLAVLAPIAVGFTLGVGALGSYLAGAIATGTLMAVFLANSGGAWDNAKKLVEDGHHGGKGSDAHAATVIGDTVGDPFKDTAGPAINPLLKVMNLVALLIAPAVVQFSYGEDASAGVRAGVAVFALVVIVGSVYVSKRRGIAMGDEGGPGGEGSGGGRADTSSGPAAAS; from the coding sequence ATGGCGGAGTTCTTCAACATCCCACTGGCAGAACTGACGCACGTTCCCGCACCTTCCGGCCGGCCCACCTCACTCGCAGCCGCGGCACTCACCGATGACAACCGGTTGATCGTCGTCGTCATCGCGGTCGTCGCCGTTGCCGCACTGGTCGTCGCCCGCCTGCTGGCACGTCAGGTCCTGGCAGCCGGCGAAGGCACCGACCGCATGAAGGAGATCGCCTCGGCCGTGCAGGAAGGCGCAAACGCCTATCTGGCACGGCAACTGCGCACCGTCGGCATCTTCGCCGTCGTCGTGTTCTTCCTTCTGTTCCTGCTCCCGGCCGACAACTGGTCGCAGCGCGCAGGGCGCTCGTTGTTCTTCCTGGTCGGCGCCTTTTTCTCGGCGGCCACCGGGTACATCGGTATGCGGCTCGCCGTTCGCAGCAATGTGCGTGTGGCCGCTGCGGCACGTGAGGCCACGCCCGCGGAAGGTGAGCCGGAAAAGGATCTCACCGCCGTTTCGCACAACGCGATGAAGATTGCTTTCCGTACCGGCGGTTCGGTCGGCATGATCACAGTGGGCCTCGGACTGCTCGGTGCCTGCTCGGTCGTGCTCGTCTACGCCGCCGACGCGCCCAAGGTGCTGGAAGGATTCGGTCTGGGCGCGGCGCTCATCGCCATGTTCATGAGGGTAGGGGGCGGGATCTTCACGAAGGCCGCCGACGTGGGTGCCGACCTGGTGGGCAAGGTCGAACAGGGCATCCCGGAGGATGACCCCCGTAACGCCGCGACCATCGCCGACAACGTGGGCGACAACGTCGGCGACTGCGCGGGCATGGCGGCCGATCTCTTCGAGTCGTACGCCGTGACGCTCGTCGCCGCGCTCATCCTGGGCAAGGCCGCTTTCGGGGACGCCGGCCTGGCCTTCCCGCTGATCGTGCCGGCCATCGGCGTGGTCACCGCGATGATCGGCATCTTCGCGGTCGCCCCCAGGCGTTCGGACCGCAGCGGGATGACGGCCATCAACCGGGGCTTCTTCGTCTCGGCCGTGATCTCGCTCGCCCTGGTGGCGGTGGCGGCGTTCGTCCACCTGCCGTCCTCCTACGCCGGGCTGGACGGGGTCACCGACAGCGCCATCACCTCGCACGGCGGCGACCCACGGGTGTTCGCCCTGGTCGCCGTCGCCATCGGCATCGTGCTGGCCGCCTTGATCCAGCAGCTCACCGGCTACTTCACCGAGACCAGCCGGCGTCCCGTCCGCGACATCGGGAAGTCGTCGCTGACCGGCCCGGCGACCGTCATCCTCGCGGGCATCTCCATCGGTCTGGAGTCGGCCGTCTACACGGCGTTGCTGATCGGTCTCGGCGTCTACGGGGCGTTCCTGCTCGGCGGCACATCGATCATGCTCGCGCTCTTCGCGGTGGCCCTGGCGGGGACCGGCCTCCTCACCACCGTGGGCGTCATCGTCGCGATGGACACCTTCGGCCCGGTCTCGGACAACGCCCAGGGAATCGCCGAGATGTCGGGAGACGTCACGGGTGCCGGGGCCCAGGTGCTGACGGACCTGGACGCCGTGGGCAACACCACCAAGGCCATCACCAAGGGCATCGCGATCGCCACGGCCGTCCTGGCGGCGGCGGCACTCTTCGGCTCGTACCGGGACGCCATCGCCACGGCGGTCGAGGACGTGGGTGCCGGGGCCGGGGAGATGGGGCTGAGCCTGGACATCTCCCAGCCCAACAACCTGGTGGGCCTGATCCTCGGTGCAGCGGTCGTCTTCCTCTTCTCAGGGCTCGCGATCAACGCCGTCTCGCGCTCGGCGGGGGCGGTGGTCCACGAGGTGCGGCGGCAGTTCCGCGAGCATCCCGGGATCATGGACTACACGGAGAAGCCGGAGTACGGCCGGGTGGTCGACATCTGCACCAAGGACGCGCTGCGCGAGCTGGCGACGCCAGGGCTCCTCGCGGTCCTGGCGCCGATCGCCGTCGGCTTCACTCTGGGGGTGGGTGCGCTCGGCTCGTATCTCGCGGGCGCGATCGCCACCGGCACTCTGATGGCGGTGTTCCTCGCCAACTCCGGTGGGGCGTGGGACAACGCGAAGAAGCTCGTGGAGGACGGTCACCACGGCGGCAAGGGCAGTGACGCGCACGCCGCGACGGTCATCGGCGACACGGTCGGCGATCCCTTCAAGGACACGGCCGGGCCGGCGATCAACCCGCTCCTCAAGGTGATGAACCTCGTGGCGCTGCTCATCGCCCCCGCCGTGGTGCAGTTCAGTTACGGCGAGGACGCGAGCGCGGGTGTACGGGCCGGGGTGGCCGTGTTCGCCCTCGTCGTGATCGTCGGCTCGGTCTACGTCTCCAAACGGCGCGGGATCGCCATGGGCGACGAGGGCGGGCCGGGGGGCGAGGGGAGCGGCGGCGGCCGGGCTGACACGTCATCCGGTCCTGCCGCTGCTTCGTGA
- a CDS encoding STAS domain-containing protein encodes MDLSLSTRNVSGPGGDRTVVEVGGEIDVYTAPKLREQLVELVNDGSYHLVVDMEGVDFLDSTGLGVLVGGLKRVRAHEGSLRLVCNQERILKIFRITGLTKVFPIHTTVDEAVAATD; translated from the coding sequence GTGGACCTGTCCCTGTCGACTCGCAATGTGTCCGGCCCTGGTGGCGACCGTACGGTCGTCGAGGTCGGTGGCGAGATTGATGTGTATACCGCGCCCAAGCTGCGCGAGCAGTTGGTCGAGTTGGTGAATGACGGCAGCTACCACCTGGTTGTCGACATGGAAGGTGTCGATTTCCTCGACTCCACCGGTCTCGGCGTGCTGGTGGGTGGCTTGAAGCGTGTCCGGGCCCATGAGGGCTCGCTGCGACTGGTGTGCAACCAGGAGCGCATTCTCAAGATCTTCCGGATCACGGGCCTGACCAAGGTGTTCCCCATTCACACCACGGTCGACGAGGCTGTCGCGGCCACCGACTGA
- a CDS encoding ATP-binding protein, translating to MPTVELRFSAQPEHVRTARLVAAAVARRAGVDEAVLDEVRLAVGEACSRAVGLHRSHAITAPVTVVLTEEEKSFSIEVGDNVPGPGSGTSSLGATGSGPGEPEADSEDDMGLAVISGLVDDMEVRSGADGEVIRMTWPTMSAVALS from the coding sequence ATGCCAACCGTTGAACTCCGCTTCAGCGCCCAGCCCGAGCACGTCAGGACGGCCCGCCTCGTGGCTGCCGCCGTGGCACGCCGGGCAGGTGTCGACGAGGCGGTGCTCGACGAGGTAAGACTCGCCGTGGGCGAGGCGTGCAGTCGCGCCGTCGGGCTGCATCGCAGCCATGCCATCACCGCTCCGGTCACGGTCGTGCTGACCGAGGAGGAGAAGTCTTTCTCCATCGAGGTCGGCGACAACGTCCCCGGCCCGGGAAGCGGCACGTCCTCACTCGGAGCGACCGGCAGCGGGCCGGGCGAGCCCGAGGCCGACAGCGAGGACGACATGGGCCTCGCGGTCATCAGCGGCTTGGTCGACGACATGGAAGTGCGCTCGGGGGCGGACGGTGAAGTGATCCGTATGACCTGGCCGACGATGTCGGCGGTCGCGTTGTCCTGA